In Mustela lutreola isolate mMusLut2 chromosome 1, mMusLut2.pri, whole genome shotgun sequence, one genomic interval encodes:
- the FAM111B gene encoding serine protease FAM111B isoform X1 produces the protein MNSMNPEENKSFTATENGQSRRPEDSKDTVLMQTRLGSPAAHSLSDSKERSSLVKLKSEVKHKASVEIQNPDLNTREKCFFTFSFNKPSGKSDFSVFTAHGEPTENIYSALRANDNFSKRMEKHLNKNIFVYEKNTIGGYVNLGMPLKCLPENAHFNITPGPKKSGLEDDQILRQCENPNMECVLFHVASAGRSVKKILKMKEIYEKRSTLCIYAFKGETIKEALLKDSRFRSDLDEFEWEVREGHQKIHGKESLVDEVSGKTLEMDIFKKHVSKGTPKKIKQNENANETSPRNQIQSEIKEHEPETDGETEDVEANREKIVPPQNLAHDIAGKKRRTIARIRSYYSNSFNRRHGKNNSRHRQRPHVVMQHVIKLAIPRTATDLWLKNCQSLDKSIMDQYPNLKEEALWMRKYFQDEQKRTKLTSFQQFNVYKKYFGKVTENSTSVATCEDLLHLSESVGFMTWDNNGITGNATCFVFNHGYIFTCRHVIHFMVGVGTDPRFWPDIISKCAKVSFKYKRFHPNSVDWYNFEPWFEVSDGPLDYAIIKLSKNGNGFPPGLFRRISSPPPSGLIYIIGHPEGQVKKIDGCAVVPVNQRLERYPEQHRDEVVAPHAATYNAFSMFTQRSFLTEVCNTDTLSYDTCFSSGSSGSPVFNTSGELVAMHTVGHFYSHGGRDYAIIEFGYSINSILCDVKQKNERLYKLLIEENNENHSENDNKQELFQSHQTVPMEH, from the exons ATGAACTCCATGAATCCTGAAGAGAACAAGTCATTCACTGCTACAGAAAATGGCCAGAGTCGCAGACCTGAAGATTCAAAG GATACGGTCTTGATGCAGACGCGTCTTGGCTCACctgctgctcactctctctctgacagtaAAGAACGAAGCAGTCTCGTTAAGCTAAAAAGTGAAGTCAAGCATAAAGCATCTGTGGAAATTCAGAATCCAGACCTGAACACcagggaaaaatgtttttttactttttcgtTCAATAAACCCTCCGGGAAATCAGACTTCAGTGTGTTTACAGCACATGGTGAACCCACAGAGAATATCTACTCAGCCCTGAGAGCAAATGACAATTTCAGtaaaaggatggagaagcatcttaaTAAGAACATCTTTGTTTATGAAAAGAATACGATAGGTGGATATGTAAATTTAGGAATGCCTCTCAAGTGCCTACCTGAAAATGCCCATTTTAATATAACACCTGGTCCAAAAAAGAGTGGCCTGGAAGATGACCAGATATTACGCCAGTGTGAAAATCCGAACATGGAATGCGTTCTTTTTCATGTGGCTTCTGCTGGAAGGAGTGTGAAGAAGATTCTCAAGATGAAGGAAATTTACGAAAAAAGAAGTACACTTTGTATCTATGCCTTCAAGGGTGAGACTATCAAAGAAGCTCTACTCAAGGATAGCCGATTTCGTTCCGACCTTGACGAATTTGAATGGGAAGTAAGGGAAGGTCAtcagaaaattcatggaaaagaGTCCCTGGTGGATGAAGTATCTGGAAAAACCTTAGAAATggacatttttaagaaacatgTCAGTAAAGGTAcccctaaaaaaattaaacagaatgaaaatgcCAATGAAACCAGTCCCAGGAATCAGATACAGTCTGAGATCAAAGAACATGAACCAGagacagatggggagactgaagATGTAGAGGCCAACAGAGAAAAAATCGTCCCACCTCAGAATCTAGCACATGATATTGCAGGTAAAAAACGACGCACAATTGCCAGGATTAGGAGTTATTATAGTAATAGTTTCAACAGAAGACACGGGAAGAATAACTCAAGACATAGGCAAAGGCCTCATGTGGTTATGCAGCATGTTATTAAGCTAGCTATCCCGAGGACAGCAACTGACCTCTGGCTAAAGAATTGCCAATCGTTGGACAAAAGTATAATGGATCAATACCCAAATTTGAAGGAGGAAGCACTTTGGATGAGAAAGTATTTTCAGGATGAACAGAAGAGAACCAAACTGACAAGCTTTCAACAGTTCAACgtatataaaaagtattttggaAAAGTGACTGAAAATTCTACTTCAGTTGCAACCTGTGAAGATCTTCTCCATCTTAGTGAGTCAGTTGGGTTCATGACATGGGACAATAATGGAATCACAGGGAATGCTACTTGCTTTGTCTTCAATCATGGTTATATTTTCACCTGTCGGCATGTAATACATTTTATGGTGGGAGTAGGCACAGATCCAAGGTTTTGGCCAGATATAATAAGCAAATGTGCAAAggtatcttttaaatataaaaggttCCACCCTAACAGTGTTGATTGGTATAACTTTGAGCCATGGTTTGAAGTGTCTGATGGTCCTCTAGATTATGCCATTATAAAGCTaagcaaaaatggaaatggaTTTCCTCCAGGCCTGTTTAGACGAATTTCCTCTCCACCACCTAGTGgtttgatttatataattggtCACCCAGAAGGCCAGGTCAAGAAAATAGATGGCTGTGCTGTGGTTCCTGTAAATCAGCGGTTAGAGAGGTACCCAGAACAGCATCGAGATGAGGTGGTAGCACCCCATGCTGCCACTTACAATGCTTTCTCTATGTTCACACAAAGAAGTTTCCTAACAGAAGTCTGTAACACTGACACACTTAGCTATGATACCTGTTTTTCCAGTGGGTCCTCTGGCTCCCCAGTGTTTAATACATCTGGTGAATTAGTTGCTATGCACACTGTTGGGCATTTTTATTCTCATGGAGGTAGAGACTATGCCATTATTGAATTTGGCTATTCTATTAATTCAATTCTTTGTGATGTTAAACAGAAGAATGAGAGGTTGTATAAATTATTAATCGAAGAGAACAACGAAAACCATAGTGAAAACGATAACAAACAAGAGTTGTTTCAGTCTCATCAGACTGTACCCATGgaacactag
- the FAM111B gene encoding serine protease FAM111B isoform X2, whose protein sequence is MARVADLKIQSKERSSLVKLKSEVKHKASVEIQNPDLNTREKCFFTFSFNKPSGKSDFSVFTAHGEPTENIYSALRANDNFSKRMEKHLNKNIFVYEKNTIGGYVNLGMPLKCLPENAHFNITPGPKKSGLEDDQILRQCENPNMECVLFHVASAGRSVKKILKMKEIYEKRSTLCIYAFKGETIKEALLKDSRFRSDLDEFEWEVREGHQKIHGKESLVDEVSGKTLEMDIFKKHVSKGTPKKIKQNENANETSPRNQIQSEIKEHEPETDGETEDVEANREKIVPPQNLAHDIAGKKRRTIARIRSYYSNSFNRRHGKNNSRHRQRPHVVMQHVIKLAIPRTATDLWLKNCQSLDKSIMDQYPNLKEEALWMRKYFQDEQKRTKLTSFQQFNVYKKYFGKVTENSTSVATCEDLLHLSESVGFMTWDNNGITGNATCFVFNHGYIFTCRHVIHFMVGVGTDPRFWPDIISKCAKVSFKYKRFHPNSVDWYNFEPWFEVSDGPLDYAIIKLSKNGNGFPPGLFRRISSPPPSGLIYIIGHPEGQVKKIDGCAVVPVNQRLERYPEQHRDEVVAPHAATYNAFSMFTQRSFLTEVCNTDTLSYDTCFSSGSSGSPVFNTSGELVAMHTVGHFYSHGGRDYAIIEFGYSINSILCDVKQKNERLYKLLIEENNENHSENDNKQELFQSHQTVPMEH, encoded by the exons ATGGCCAGAGTCGCAGACCTGAAGATTCAAAG taAAGAACGAAGCAGTCTCGTTAAGCTAAAAAGTGAAGTCAAGCATAAAGCATCTGTGGAAATTCAGAATCCAGACCTGAACACcagggaaaaatgtttttttactttttcgtTCAATAAACCCTCCGGGAAATCAGACTTCAGTGTGTTTACAGCACATGGTGAACCCACAGAGAATATCTACTCAGCCCTGAGAGCAAATGACAATTTCAGtaaaaggatggagaagcatcttaaTAAGAACATCTTTGTTTATGAAAAGAATACGATAGGTGGATATGTAAATTTAGGAATGCCTCTCAAGTGCCTACCTGAAAATGCCCATTTTAATATAACACCTGGTCCAAAAAAGAGTGGCCTGGAAGATGACCAGATATTACGCCAGTGTGAAAATCCGAACATGGAATGCGTTCTTTTTCATGTGGCTTCTGCTGGAAGGAGTGTGAAGAAGATTCTCAAGATGAAGGAAATTTACGAAAAAAGAAGTACACTTTGTATCTATGCCTTCAAGGGTGAGACTATCAAAGAAGCTCTACTCAAGGATAGCCGATTTCGTTCCGACCTTGACGAATTTGAATGGGAAGTAAGGGAAGGTCAtcagaaaattcatggaaaagaGTCCCTGGTGGATGAAGTATCTGGAAAAACCTTAGAAATggacatttttaagaaacatgTCAGTAAAGGTAcccctaaaaaaattaaacagaatgaaaatgcCAATGAAACCAGTCCCAGGAATCAGATACAGTCTGAGATCAAAGAACATGAACCAGagacagatggggagactgaagATGTAGAGGCCAACAGAGAAAAAATCGTCCCACCTCAGAATCTAGCACATGATATTGCAGGTAAAAAACGACGCACAATTGCCAGGATTAGGAGTTATTATAGTAATAGTTTCAACAGAAGACACGGGAAGAATAACTCAAGACATAGGCAAAGGCCTCATGTGGTTATGCAGCATGTTATTAAGCTAGCTATCCCGAGGACAGCAACTGACCTCTGGCTAAAGAATTGCCAATCGTTGGACAAAAGTATAATGGATCAATACCCAAATTTGAAGGAGGAAGCACTTTGGATGAGAAAGTATTTTCAGGATGAACAGAAGAGAACCAAACTGACAAGCTTTCAACAGTTCAACgtatataaaaagtattttggaAAAGTGACTGAAAATTCTACTTCAGTTGCAACCTGTGAAGATCTTCTCCATCTTAGTGAGTCAGTTGGGTTCATGACATGGGACAATAATGGAATCACAGGGAATGCTACTTGCTTTGTCTTCAATCATGGTTATATTTTCACCTGTCGGCATGTAATACATTTTATGGTGGGAGTAGGCACAGATCCAAGGTTTTGGCCAGATATAATAAGCAAATGTGCAAAggtatcttttaaatataaaaggttCCACCCTAACAGTGTTGATTGGTATAACTTTGAGCCATGGTTTGAAGTGTCTGATGGTCCTCTAGATTATGCCATTATAAAGCTaagcaaaaatggaaatggaTTTCCTCCAGGCCTGTTTAGACGAATTTCCTCTCCACCACCTAGTGgtttgatttatataattggtCACCCAGAAGGCCAGGTCAAGAAAATAGATGGCTGTGCTGTGGTTCCTGTAAATCAGCGGTTAGAGAGGTACCCAGAACAGCATCGAGATGAGGTGGTAGCACCCCATGCTGCCACTTACAATGCTTTCTCTATGTTCACACAAAGAAGTTTCCTAACAGAAGTCTGTAACACTGACACACTTAGCTATGATACCTGTTTTTCCAGTGGGTCCTCTGGCTCCCCAGTGTTTAATACATCTGGTGAATTAGTTGCTATGCACACTGTTGGGCATTTTTATTCTCATGGAGGTAGAGACTATGCCATTATTGAATTTGGCTATTCTATTAATTCAATTCTTTGTGATGTTAAACAGAAGAATGAGAGGTTGTATAAATTATTAATCGAAGAGAACAACGAAAACCATAGTGAAAACGATAACAAACAAGAGTTGTTTCAGTCTCATCAGACTGTACCCATGgaacactag
- the FAM111A gene encoding serine protease FAM111A translates to MSPKKRRSQIAFDEKRNRKIEHYFSQVNKNQENNSDIPQMKMGARKGPKDITNTQAQGPKDQTGLPKKTIYITLAVNSRKHMLTHSEGDSLYAALNTLKAVEKEIKTQQGKEMLVLGTEGIEGYINLGMPLSCFPESCHVLIKFAQSRSRQKERSPVFGRHDKVSPDCVKFYIHVIGKRKKRIVKSRHLHKEGCKLCVYAFKGETIKDAVCKDGRFLSFLEKEDWRLIKNHDSILESTQTVDNLEGELFEIEVEKRMGFGAGASQNSESEERNTSVLREEFVAQYPSLQRESEKIRDNFKKKLEKKKNRASLFKLHKVNFGKLTRNSTPVKMHKLLSHLSDSVGYLSWDNNGNRGSATCFVLNELFILTCRHVVSDIVGKGIDPSRWADIIGQCVRVTFSYEGPPEKEENCFFIEPWFKVSDATLDYAVLQLKANGQRVPLGLYSRVAPAPSSGLIYIIGHPYGEAKSSDGCTVIPLEQRGEKFQEHSQPRGGENSSHDMQYIHMYTQRSFQKIAYDPDVITYDTSFYFGASGSPVFDAKGSLVAMHTAGITYNRQTGLSHIIEFGCTMESILLDMMRNHGQWFTEECINQPNTEQCVDPQDVEMVSEED, encoded by the exons ATGAGCCCTAAGAAGCGCAGGTCACAGATCGCATTCGATgagaagagaaataggaaaattgAGCACTATTTCTCTCAG gtcAATAAAAACCAGGAGAATAATTCTGATATTCCTCAAATGAAGATGGGTGCTAGGAAAGGTCCAAAAGATATAACTAACACCCAGGCTCAAGGACCCAAAGACCAGACTGGGCTCCCAAAGAAGACAATTTACATCACCTTGGCTGTGAACTCCAGAaaacacatgctcacacacagtGAAGGGGATAGCTTATATGCAGCACTCAACACGTTAAAGGCTGtcgagaaggaaataaaaactcagCAGGGCAAAGAGATGCTGGTGCTTGGCACGGAAGGCATCGAAGGATACATCAATCTTGGGATGCCCCTCAGTTGCTTTCCTGAAAGCTGCCACGTCCTAATCAAATTTGCCCAGAGTAGAAgtagacagaaagaaaggagccCGGTATTTGGCCGGCATGACAAGGTATCCCCTGACTGTGTCAAATTTTATATTCACGTGattgggaagagaaagaagaggatagTCAAGAGCAGGCATCTCCACAAAGAAGGGTGCAAACTCTGTGTCTACGCTTTCAAAGGAGAAACCATCAAGGACGCAGTGTGCAAGGATGGCAGGTTTCTctcctttctggagaaagaggACTGGAGACTCATCAAAAACCATGACTCCATTCTAGAAAGCACGCAGACTGTTGACAACCTAGAAGGCGAGCTCTTTGAGATTGAAGTTGAAAAAAGAATGGGCTTTGGAGCAGGAGCTTCTCAAAATTCGGAGTCAGAGGAACGAAACACCTCTGTGTTGAGAGAAGAATTTGTGGCTCAGTACCCCAGTTTgcagagagaaagtgaaaaaatCAGAGATAACTTcaagaaaaaattggaaaagaaaaagaacagagcttCATTATTTAAACTACATAAAGTAAACTTTGGGAAACTGACAAGAAACTCTACCCCAGTTAAAATGCACAAACTTCTTTCTCATCTCAGTGACTCAGTTGGGTACCTGTCGTGGGACAACAATGGAAATAGGGGTTCTGCCACCTGCTTTGTTTTGaatgaattgtttattttaactTGTCGACACGTGGTAAGTGACATTGTGGGAAAGGGAATAGACCCAAGTAGGTGGGCAGACATAATTGGTCAGTGCGTAAGAGTGACTTTTAGTTACGAAGGGCCCCCTGAGAAAGAAGAGAACTGCTTTTTCATTGAGCCTTGGTTTAAGGTATCTGATGCCACTCTCGATTACGCGGTTCTGCAACTGAAGGCCAATGGACAGCGGGTACCTTTGGGACTCTATTCTAGAGTTGCTCCTGCGCCATCTAGTGGGCTCATCTATATCATCGGCCATCCGTATGGAGAGGCCAAGTCTAGTGATGGTTGCACCGTGATCCCTCTGGAGCAGCGAGGGGAGAAATTTCAGGAACATTCTCAGCCTAGAGGGGGAGAGAATAGCAGTCATGACATGCAGTATATCCATATGTACACTCAAAGAAGCTTCCAGAAAATAGCTTACGATCCTGATGTGATTACCTATGACACTTCTTTTTACTTTGGGGCTTCTGGCTCCCCAGTGTTTGATGCAAAAGGTTCATTAGTAGCCATGCATACTGCTGGCATCACTTATAATCGCCAAACTGGGTTATCTCATATCATTGAGTTCGGCTGTACTATGGAATCCATTCTCCTTGATATGATGCGAAACCATGGGCAGTGGTTTACAGAAGAATGTATAAATCAGCCAAATACAGAACAATGTGTTGATCCACAAGATGTGGAAATGGTGAGTGAGGAGGATTGA